From the Methylomonas sp. MK1 genome, one window contains:
- a CDS encoding FMN-binding protein, with product MPFSKYSRFFLILLAFCLTTLSAYATVFYSKEEAMKLAFGDDATVEMQSLFPTPEEVAQIEQLAKVKLESNLFSFYVGKKQGAVIGYAAIEAHTVRTKPETLLVVLTPDGKLRNVHTLAFHEPPEYQPPERWMALLANHSIEELSLNQDIQGVAGATLSTRAAINSARKVLAIYQVLIQNKPH from the coding sequence ATGCCGTTTTCAAAATATTCCCGGTTCTTCCTGATTCTACTGGCTTTTTGCCTGACGACTCTGAGTGCTTATGCCACTGTGTTCTACAGCAAAGAAGAAGCAATGAAGCTGGCCTTCGGCGACGACGCGACCGTGGAAATGCAATCGTTGTTTCCGACGCCGGAGGAAGTAGCGCAGATCGAACAGCTTGCGAAGGTCAAGCTGGAATCCAATCTGTTCAGCTTTTATGTGGGCAAGAAGCAAGGCGCCGTGATCGGCTATGCCGCCATTGAAGCGCACACGGTTAGAACCAAACCGGAGACCTTGCTGGTGGTATTAACGCCGGATGGCAAATTGCGTAACGTCCATACGCTGGCGTTTCATGAACCGCCGGAATATCAACCGCCGGAACGCTGGATGGCCTTGCTGGCGAATCATTCCATCGAAGAGTTGAGCCTGAATCAAGATATACAAGGGGTGGCCGGGGCGACGCTCAGCACCCGTGCCGCAATTAATAGCGCCCGCAAGGTACTGGCGATTTATCAAGTTCTCATCCAAAACAAGCCACACTGA
- a CDS encoding nucleoside triphosphate pyrophosphohydrolase family protein, protein MNKHLQQVRDFHRKFAIKQPDDGEIGHLSDMDIVMRQALLLDCGSETFKAIASGDLIKILAGLVDLSFNALAAIACRGDEVVSVPANWRQDGTVLSVMRVLSEKINLCTSGETVHYSGLYAICAHLSQRFVNADFDEAFQIVHQQLMSGRGGERLDLSPALFE, encoded by the coding sequence ATGAACAAACATTTACAACAAGTTAGAGATTTTCACCGGAAATTCGCTATCAAGCAGCCCGACGATGGCGAAATCGGGCATTTGTCCGACATGGATATTGTGATGCGCCAAGCCTTATTGCTGGATTGCGGTAGCGAGACATTTAAAGCCATTGCTAGCGGTGACCTGATCAAAATTTTGGCTGGGCTGGTGGATTTATCATTTAATGCGCTGGCCGCCATCGCGTGCAGGGGCGACGAGGTGGTAAGCGTGCCCGCCAACTGGAGGCAAGACGGTACGGTGTTGTCAGTGATGCGGGTGCTATCCGAGAAAATCAACCTGTGTACTTCCGGCGAGACCGTGCATTATTCGGGCTTATATGCAATCTGCGCGCATTTATCCCAGCGTTTTGTGAATGCCGATTTCGATGAAGCTTTTCAAATCGTGCATCAACAGTTGATGAGTGGGCGCGGCGGCGAGCGTTTGGATTTAAGTCCGGCACTATTCGAATAA
- a CDS encoding NAD(P)-dependent oxidoreductase has translation MAEQRYTLGFVGIGLMGQPLSLRLLEAGFQLNVWNRTAAKLDVVAGAGAKVCGSVGELVKASDVVILCLADTMAVEAVVTEQIIASGAAEKLLIDLSSIHPEATRRMASQLQTACGMRWVDAPVSGGTAGAEQGSLAIMAGGAEPDIEIAREVLRPLYSRLTHMGPIGSGQTTKICNQMIVSCNVLVIAEMMALANSAGVDAAKIPEALAGGFADSKPLQIVGPEMADQRFEPVKWRVKTLLKDLNMAVDLAGKQGSAIPMSGLAAQLMQLHGSSGFLDQDPSTLIKLYAQE, from the coding sequence ATGGCAGAACAACGCTACACGCTGGGCTTCGTCGGCATAGGCCTGATGGGGCAACCGCTAAGCCTGCGGCTTCTGGAGGCGGGTTTTCAGCTCAATGTCTGGAATCGCACTGCTGCCAAATTGGATGTGGTGGCTGGTGCGGGTGCTAAGGTCTGCGGCAGCGTCGGCGAATTGGTAAAAGCCTCCGATGTGGTGATTTTGTGCCTGGCCGACACCATGGCCGTTGAAGCGGTAGTGACGGAACAAATTATCGCCAGCGGCGCTGCCGAGAAATTGTTAATTGATTTGTCCAGCATTCACCCGGAAGCTACCCGGCGCATGGCATCTCAATTACAAACTGCTTGCGGCATGCGCTGGGTGGACGCGCCGGTATCCGGCGGTACGGCCGGCGCAGAGCAGGGTAGTTTGGCGATTATGGCGGGTGGTGCTGAACCGGATATTGAAATTGCCAGAGAAGTATTGCGACCGCTGTATAGCCGTTTGACGCATATGGGGCCAATTGGCAGCGGTCAGACTACTAAAATTTGCAATCAGATGATCGTCAGTTGCAACGTGCTAGTCATCGCGGAAATGATGGCGCTGGCCAACTCTGCCGGCGTCGATGCTGCAAAAATTCCGGAAGCGCTGGCCGGTGGCTTTGCCGATTCCAAGCCACTGCAAATCGTCGGACCGGAAATGGCGGATCAGCGTTTCGAGCCGGTAAAGTGGCGCGTGAAAACTTTATTGAAAGATTTAAATATGGCCGTCGATTTAGCCGGCAAGCAGGGCAGTGCGATACCCATGTCGGGCTTGGCTGCGCAACTAATGCAATTGCACGGCAGTAGCGGCTTTTTGGACCAAGACCCCTCGACACTGATCAAACTGTACGCCCAAGAATAA
- a CDS encoding hydroxypyruvate isomerase family protein codes for MLRFTANLSLLFTELPLPERFQAAKQQGFDAVEIQFPYSLPAEQIRDILDQLDLQLVLFNVDADTLLQGGEGLAAVPEKRDQFKAAVEQTLTYAERLKPYVINVLPGRCLDPQRLGEYQTTFCENLAYSAAVFAELGIKTVFEAVNSYDMPGFIVDTSDKMLDALKQIDHPNLFMQYDIYHMSRMGEDCAGFLRQHLDKIGHIQFADCPGRAQPGTGAVVFNTLFDIIAASDYQGWVGAEYRPTAGTVASLPWLKTYSIK; via the coding sequence ATGCTGCGCTTTACCGCCAATCTGAGTTTATTGTTTACAGAACTGCCTTTGCCGGAACGGTTTCAGGCTGCGAAACAGCAAGGTTTCGATGCGGTGGAAATTCAGTTTCCCTACTCGCTACCCGCCGAACAAATCCGCGATATATTGGATCAACTGGATTTGCAGTTGGTGTTGTTCAATGTCGATGCCGACACTTTGCTGCAGGGTGGCGAGGGGTTGGCGGCGGTTCCGGAAAAACGCGATCAATTTAAAGCCGCGGTAGAGCAGACGCTGACTTATGCCGAACGATTAAAGCCCTACGTTATTAACGTGTTACCAGGTCGTTGTTTGGACCCACAACGCTTGGGCGAATATCAAACTACCTTTTGTGAGAATCTGGCTTATTCCGCAGCCGTTTTCGCTGAGTTGGGTATCAAAACCGTATTCGAGGCGGTCAATAGCTATGACATGCCTGGCTTTATAGTCGACACCAGCGACAAAATGCTGGATGCGCTAAAACAAATCGATCATCCGAACTTATTCATGCAATACGATATTTATCACATGAGCCGGATGGGCGAAGATTGTGCCGGATTTTTGCGCCAACATCTGGACAAGATTGGGCATATTCAATTTGCCGACTGCCCAGGCCGCGCTCAGCCGGGCACCGGCGCCGTGGTTTTCAATACCTTGTTCGATATTATCGCGGCGTCGGACTATCAAGGCTGGGTTGGGGCCGAGTACCGGCCGACCGCTGGCACCGTTGCCAGTTTGCCTTGGTTGAAAACCTACTCGATAAAATAA
- a CDS encoding VOC family protein, with translation MSKHNFTIHHASLIVSDTEQSLLFYRDVLGMEQTERPNLPFPGAWLQIGAQQIHLLELDNPDPTTGRPAHGGRDRHVAMHIDSVDALREDLERTGTAYTVSISGRKALFCRDRDGNALEFIERP, from the coding sequence ATGTCCAAACATAACTTCACGATACATCACGCCAGTTTGATCGTCTCCGATACCGAGCAATCGCTGCTTTTTTACCGCGATGTTTTGGGAATGGAGCAGACTGAACGGCCGAATCTGCCGTTTCCGGGTGCCTGGTTGCAAATCGGCGCGCAGCAAATACATTTGCTGGAATTGGATAATCCCGATCCTACCACCGGCAGGCCGGCGCATGGCGGCCGTGATCGGCATGTGGCGATGCATATCGATTCGGTTGACGCCTTGCGCGAAGATCTGGAGCGGACCGGTACGGCTTATACGGTGAGTATCTCAGGCCGCAAGGCGCTGTTTTGCCGCGACCGTGACGGCAATGCGCTGGAGTTTATCGAACGGCCCTGA
- the trkA gene encoding Trk system potassium transporter TrkA: MKIVILGAGVTGSSVAGALASEENDIVVIDKNAQLLTALKGRLDIATVEGNAAHPSVLEQAGIQDADMVIAVTDRDETNMLACQVINTLYSKPKTIARVRAIDFLNHPELFAPGGIDIVISPEQVVTESIHNLIKYPGALHVSEFADGLVRLFSIRVVPTGFLTGKRIHAVKEKLADSMIRVAAIFRDGKAIAVNGEAVIATGDEVFFVCPRDKVRKTLVDLHKLESPIKTIMLAGGGHVGKRLAIALEKNYHVKVIEQDIERAREISNDLRNTLILHGDCTDESLLQEEMIEDIDLFCAITNNDGINLIAAGLAKKLGAKKAICLINNNSYLKLLDGTEIDLAIQPKLETLGGILKHVRKGDVVGVSSVCGGSAEAIEAIAHRSKNSSSVVGLRVDQVNLPDGVILGALIREKEVIPVHHDTVFAEGDHVVMFALNKKMVRDIEGYFQPI; encoded by the coding sequence ATGAAAATAGTGATTCTCGGTGCCGGCGTTACCGGCTCTTCGGTTGCCGGCGCATTGGCCAGTGAAGAAAACGATATTGTCGTTATCGATAAAAATGCCCAATTGCTCACCGCATTGAAGGGCCGCCTGGATATAGCCACTGTTGAAGGTAACGCTGCCCATCCCAGCGTGCTGGAACAAGCCGGTATTCAGGACGCCGACATGGTGATTGCCGTTACCGACCGCGACGAGACCAATATGCTGGCCTGTCAGGTGATTAACACCCTGTACAGCAAACCCAAAACCATCGCCCGGGTGCGCGCCATCGACTTTCTAAACCACCCGGAATTATTTGCGCCGGGCGGTATTGATATTGTCATCAGCCCTGAGCAGGTCGTCACCGAATCCATTCATAATCTGATCAAATACCCCGGCGCGCTGCATGTGTCGGAGTTTGCCGACGGCTTGGTCAGGCTGTTTTCGATTCGCGTGGTGCCGACCGGCTTTCTGACCGGTAAACGCATCCATGCCGTGAAAGAAAAACTGGCCGACAGTATGATCCGGGTCGCCGCGATTTTCCGCGACGGCAAAGCCATCGCGGTAAACGGCGAGGCGGTGATTGCCACCGGCGACGAAGTATTCTTTGTCTGCCCGCGCGATAAAGTCCGTAAAACCCTGGTGGATTTGCACAAGCTGGAATCGCCGATCAAAACCATTATGCTGGCCGGCGGCGGCCATGTCGGCAAGCGACTGGCAATTGCCTTGGAAAAAAATTATCACGTCAAAGTCATCGAGCAAGACATCGAACGCGCCCGAGAGATCTCCAACGATTTGCGTAATACCTTAATTTTGCATGGCGACTGCACCGACGAATCTCTGCTGCAAGAGGAAATGATCGAAGACATCGACTTGTTCTGCGCGATTACCAATAATGACGGCATCAACCTGATTGCCGCCGGTCTGGCGAAAAAACTCGGCGCCAAAAAAGCCATCTGCCTGATCAACAATAATTCCTACCTGAAATTATTGGACGGCACCGAAATCGATCTGGCGATTCAACCAAAACTGGAAACCTTGGGCGGCATCCTCAAACACGTGCGTAAAGGCGACGTAGTCGGCGTCAGCTCGGTGTGCGGCGGCAGTGCGGAAGCGATCGAAGCGATTGCTCACCGCAGCAAGAACTCCAGCTCAGTGGTTGGCTTGCGGGTAGATCAGGTCAACTTACCGGACGGCGTCATATTAGGCGCGCTAATTCGCGAAAAGGAAGTGATTCCGGTGCATCACGACACCGTATTCGCGGAAGGTGATCACGTAGTGATGTTTGCGCTGAACAAGAAAATGGTCAGAGACATCGAAGGCTATTTCCAGCCGATCTAG
- the secA gene encoding preprotein translocase subunit SecA, translating into MLGKLVKLVVGSRNDRLVKKKRKLVKKVNALAAEYEKLSDAALQAKTQEFRDRLAQGEDLDNLLPEAFAAVREASTRVFGMRHFDVQLIGGMVLHSGKIAEMKTGEGKTLMATLAAYLNALPGKGVHVVTVNDYLARRDAEWMGKLYGFLGLTTGVIVSDLTHEQRQVAYAADITYGTNNEFGFDYLRDNMAFSLEQKVQRDLNFAIVDEVDSILIDEARTPLIISGQAEGSTDIYLKTNQIIPYLTKQEKADDPEKQDQMPGDYAVDEKSRQIHLTEAGYEHVERLLAEHGLIADGSTLYEAANIRLMHYLNASLRAHVLFQKDVDYVVKDGQVIIVDEFTGRMMSGRRWSEGLHQAMEAKENVTIQNENQTLASITFQNYFRLYNKLSGMTGTADTEAFELNKIYGLEVVVIPTHRPMIRKDKGDLVYLSAREKYNAVIEDIKDCVQRGQPVLVGTTSIENSELISRMLQQQNIRHEVLNAKQHEREAHIIENAGMPGAVTIATNMAGRGTDIVLGGNLNAELAALGPDASEADKERVRAAWLERHEKVLASGGLHVIGSERHESRRIDNQLRGRSGRQGDPGSTRFYLSLEDDLMRIFASERVASLMQKLGMEEGEAIEHPWVTRSIESAQRKVENRNFDIRKEILAYDDVANDQRKVIYAQRNELMAAEDINDIINAIRADVLNDVITEYIPPKTMEEQWDVRGLETHLQQEFNLQMPLMEMLESDRTLNEPKLRQLIIEKAEQESRAREEAVGVQVLRHFEKSVMLQVLDNSWKEHLAAMDQLRQGIHFRGYAQKDPKQEYKRESFQMFTGLLTHIKQEVVGILAKVQVAREEDVQAIDEQRQAPLEMHYEHAEAHSIFEEEPAAQAAQSDSDSESAEQPFVRLGTKVGRNDPCPCGSGKKYKQCHGKLN; encoded by the coding sequence ATGCTGGGTAAGCTGGTTAAATTGGTAGTTGGCAGCCGCAACGACAGGCTGGTCAAGAAGAAACGCAAGCTAGTCAAGAAAGTCAACGCGCTGGCCGCCGAATACGAAAAATTATCCGATGCGGCGTTACAAGCCAAGACGCAGGAATTTCGCGACCGCCTGGCCCAAGGCGAAGACTTAGACAATTTACTCCCAGAAGCCTTTGCCGCCGTGCGCGAAGCCTCGACCCGCGTATTTGGCATGCGTCATTTCGACGTGCAGTTGATCGGCGGTATGGTCTTGCATAGCGGCAAGATAGCCGAGATGAAAACCGGTGAGGGTAAAACCCTGATGGCCACTCTGGCCGCCTATTTGAATGCCTTGCCGGGTAAAGGCGTACATGTCGTTACCGTCAATGATTACTTGGCCCGCCGCGACGCGGAATGGATGGGCAAACTATACGGTTTCCTGGGCTTGACCACCGGCGTCATCGTCAGCGATTTGACCCATGAGCAACGCCAGGTTGCCTATGCGGCGGATATTACTTACGGCACCAACAACGAATTTGGTTTCGATTATTTGCGTGACAACATGGCCTTCAGCCTGGAACAAAAAGTCCAGCGCGATCTGAATTTTGCCATCGTCGACGAGGTTGACTCTATTTTGATCGACGAAGCCAGAACGCCGTTGATCATCTCCGGCCAGGCGGAAGGCAGTACCGATATTTACCTGAAGACCAATCAAATCATTCCTTACCTGACCAAACAGGAAAAAGCCGACGATCCGGAGAAGCAGGATCAAATGCCCGGTGATTATGCGGTGGACGAAAAATCCCGGCAGATTCATCTGACCGAAGCCGGTTATGAGCACGTTGAGCGCTTGTTGGCGGAGCACGGCTTGATAGCCGATGGCTCGACCTTATACGAAGCCGCGAATATCCGCTTGATGCACTACCTGAATGCCTCTTTGCGGGCGCATGTGCTGTTCCAGAAGGATGTAGATTATGTGGTGAAGGACGGTCAGGTCATTATCGTCGACGAATTCACCGGCCGGATGATGAGCGGTCGGCGCTGGTCCGAGGGTTTGCATCAAGCGATGGAAGCCAAGGAAAACGTGACCATTCAAAACGAAAACCAAACACTGGCTTCGATTACCTTCCAGAATTATTTCCGGCTTTACAACAAGTTGTCGGGTATGACCGGTACCGCCGATACCGAAGCGTTCGAGTTGAACAAAATCTACGGTCTTGAAGTGGTGGTTATTCCTACCCACAGACCGATGATACGCAAAGACAAAGGCGATTTGGTTTATCTTTCGGCGCGGGAAAAATACAACGCCGTCATCGAAGATATCAAGGATTGCGTGCAGCGCGGCCAGCCGGTCTTGGTCGGTACGACGTCGATCGAAAACTCTGAATTGATTTCTCGGATGCTGCAACAACAAAACATCCGCCATGAAGTCTTGAATGCCAAACAGCACGAGCGCGAAGCGCACATTATCGAAAATGCCGGTATGCCGGGCGCTGTCACCATCGCTACCAATATGGCCGGTCGCGGTACCGACATCGTGCTGGGGGGTAATCTGAATGCCGAACTGGCAGCCTTGGGTCCGGATGCCAGCGAAGCCGATAAAGAGCGAGTACGCGCTGCGTGGCTGGAAAGACATGAAAAAGTGTTGGCGAGCGGTGGTCTGCATGTGATCGGTTCGGAGCGCCACGAATCGCGGCGGATCGACAACCAATTGCGTGGCCGTTCCGGTCGGCAGGGCGATCCGGGTTCGACCCGTTTTTATCTGTCGCTGGAAGACGATTTGATGCGGATTTTCGCGTCCGAGCGCGTCGCCAGTTTGATGCAAAAACTGGGTATGGAAGAAGGTGAAGCTATCGAGCATCCTTGGGTGACGCGTTCCATCGAAAGCGCGCAACGCAAGGTGGAGAATCGTAACTTCGATATTCGCAAAGAAATTCTGGCTTACGATGACGTCGCCAACGATCAACGTAAGGTTATTTACGCGCAGCGCAATGAATTGATGGCTGCCGAAGACATCAACGACATTATCAACGCAATTCGTGCCGACGTACTGAACGACGTCATCACCGAATACATTCCGCCGAAAACCATGGAAGAACAATGGGATGTGCGTGGTTTGGAAACGCATTTGCAGCAAGAGTTTAATCTGCAGATGCCGTTAATGGAAATGCTGGAGAGCGACCGTACACTGAACGAACCGAAATTGCGCCAGTTGATCATCGAAAAAGCCGAACAAGAAAGTCGTGCCCGTGAAGAGGCCGTCGGTGTGCAAGTGCTGCGGCATTTCGAGAAATCGGTCATGTTGCAAGTGCTGGATAATAGCTGGAAAGAACATTTGGCAGCGATGGACCAATTGCGCCAAGGTATTCATTTCAGAGGCTATGCGCAAAAAGATCCCAAGCAGGAGTACAAACGCGAGTCGTTCCAAATGTTTACCGGCCTGTTGACGCATATCAAACAGGAAGTGGTAGGCATACTCGCCAAAGTGCAGGTGGCGCGTGAAGAAGACGTGCAGGCGATCGACGAACAACGCCAAGCACCGCTGGAAATGCATTACGAACACGCGGAAGCTCACTCCATTTTTGAAGAAGAGCCGGCGGCACAAGCAGCTCAGTCTGACTCAGACTCGGAGAGCGCGGAGCAGCCTTTTGTCAGACTCGGCACCAAAGTGGGCCGTAACGACCCATGCCCGTGCGGTTCGGGTAAAAAGTACAAGCAATGCCACGGCAAATTGAACTAA
- a CDS encoding glycogen/starch/alpha-glucan phosphorylase — protein MPHRVFNKSNPAADITKLPKLGMEKKHFIADFKHYYSHRLGRDQNCRSPHYAYEALSLAISDRLVERWKKTYNVYRDSDCKKAFYLSMEFLMGRSLSNAMLNLGVDDIVTQALYDLGLEAEELIESEPDAGLGNGGLGRLAACFIDSCATLQLPVTGYGLRYEYGMFSQQIVNGEQVEKPDHWLRMGNVWEIERPEYMHRIKFGGHTQTHIDEKGNKRTSWLDTHDVIAMPYDTPVPGYKNGTVNTLRLWKAIATEEFNLQEFNAGDYAEAVAEKNTAENITMVLYPNDANENGKALRLQQQYLLASASLQDVIANWVGRHGNNFSKFAEKNCFQLNDTHPSIAVAELMRLLMDIHGLPWKEAWHITRHTMAYTNHTLLPEALEKWSVNLMQHLLPRLMEIIFEINAHFMAEVSARWPGDNPRMARMSIIEEGHQKQVRMAFLAIVGSFSVNGVAELHSKLLQEGLFKDFFELWPQKFNNKTNGVTPRRWLAGCNPELAEFITATIGDGWITDLSQLSKLAPYAEDAAFRQKWYDLNRASKQRLVDYKKEEHDIEINVDALFDVQVKRIHEYKRQILNVLHVIHLYDRIKRGDTQNWVDRCVLIGGKAAPGYVMAKKIIKLINNVGNVINEDPEVGNKLRLVFMPNYCVSAMEKICPGADLSEQISTAGKEASGTGNMKFMMNGALTIGTLDGANIEIREEVGADNFFLFGLTETEVEALRPHYDPQWFINQDSDLQGVMRLLECGHFNQFEPGIFDDIIASIKSPHDPWMTIADFRSYLEAQKRVEQTWRDQERWTKMSILNTAASGKFSTDRTISEYNREIWKLSPVDVEKY, from the coding sequence ATGCCGCATAGAGTCTTTAATAAGAGTAATCCCGCCGCCGATATTACCAAGCTCCCCAAGTTGGGCATGGAAAAAAAGCATTTCATCGCCGATTTCAAACACTATTACAGTCATCGTCTCGGGCGCGATCAAAACTGCCGTTCCCCGCATTACGCCTACGAGGCCTTGTCCTTGGCGATCAGCGACCGTCTGGTCGAACGCTGGAAAAAAACCTACAACGTCTATCGGGACTCCGACTGTAAAAAAGCCTTCTATCTGTCGATGGAGTTTTTGATGGGGCGCTCGCTGAGCAACGCTATGTTGAATCTCGGGGTTGACGATATCGTGACGCAAGCACTTTACGATTTGGGTTTGGAAGCCGAGGAACTCATCGAAAGCGAACCGGATGCCGGTTTAGGTAACGGTGGTCTGGGACGCTTGGCCGCGTGTTTCATCGACAGTTGCGCCACCTTGCAATTGCCGGTCACCGGCTACGGTTTGCGTTACGAATACGGTATGTTTTCGCAACAAATCGTCAATGGCGAGCAGGTCGAAAAACCGGATCATTGGTTGCGGATGGGCAATGTTTGGGAAATCGAGCGTCCTGAGTACATGCACCGCATCAAGTTTGGCGGCCACACGCAAACGCACATCGACGAAAAAGGCAACAAGCGCACCAGCTGGCTGGATACCCATGACGTGATTGCCATGCCTTACGACACGCCGGTGCCGGGGTATAAAAACGGCACGGTCAATACCCTGCGTTTGTGGAAAGCCATCGCCACGGAAGAGTTCAATTTACAAGAGTTCAATGCCGGCGATTATGCCGAAGCGGTGGCCGAGAAAAACACCGCCGAAAACATTACGATGGTGTTGTATCCCAACGACGCCAACGAAAACGGCAAAGCCTTGCGCCTGCAACAACAATATCTGTTGGCGTCCGCCAGTTTGCAGGACGTCATCGCTAACTGGGTGGGTCGCCATGGTAATAATTTCAGTAAATTTGCCGAGAAAAACTGCTTCCAGCTCAACGATACCCATCCCAGCATCGCGGTGGCCGAGCTAATGCGCTTACTGATGGATATTCACGGTCTGCCTTGGAAAGAAGCCTGGCACATCACTCGACACACGATGGCCTACACCAACCATACCTTGTTGCCCGAGGCCTTGGAAAAATGGTCGGTCAATCTGATGCAGCATTTGCTGCCGCGCTTGATGGAAATTATTTTTGAAATCAACGCGCACTTCATGGCGGAAGTGTCTGCGCGTTGGCCAGGCGACAATCCACGTATGGCGCGGATGTCCATCATCGAAGAAGGTCATCAAAAACAGGTGCGGATGGCATTTTTGGCCATCGTCGGTAGTTTTTCGGTCAACGGTGTCGCCGAATTGCATTCCAAGTTGTTGCAGGAAGGCTTGTTTAAAGACTTTTTCGAGCTGTGGCCGCAAAAATTTAATAACAAAACTAACGGTGTGACCCCCAGACGCTGGCTGGCCGGCTGTAATCCGGAATTGGCCGAGTTTATTACCGCAACTATCGGTGATGGTTGGATTACCGACCTTTCTCAGCTGTCCAAACTAGCGCCTTACGCCGAAGACGCTGCGTTCAGGCAAAAATGGTACGACTTAAATCGGGCCAGCAAACAGCGTCTTGTCGATTACAAAAAAGAAGAACACGATATTGAAATAAACGTTGATGCGTTATTCGATGTGCAGGTCAAACGCATTCATGAATACAAACGGCAGATTTTGAATGTGCTGCATGTGATCCATCTTTATGATCGAATAAAACGCGGCGATACGCAAAACTGGGTGGATCGTTGCGTCTTGATCGGCGGCAAGGCGGCGCCTGGCTATGTCATGGCGAAAAAAATCATCAAGCTGATTAACAATGTCGGCAATGTCATAAATGAAGATCCGGAAGTAGGTAACAAGCTGAGATTGGTGTTTATGCCCAATTACTGCGTGTCGGCGATGGAGAAAATCTGTCCGGGCGCGGATTTGTCGGAACAAATTTCGACTGCCGGTAAGGAAGCGTCCGGTACCGGTAACATGAAATTTATGATGAACGGCGCGCTGACCATCGGTACGTTGGACGGCGCCAACATCGAAATTCGTGAAGAGGTCGGTGCCGACAATTTCTTCCTGTTCGGCTTGACCGAAACCGAAGTGGAGGCGCTCCGTCCACATTACGATCCGCAATGGTTCATCAATCAGGACAGCGATTTGCAAGGCGTGATGCGCTTGCTGGAATGCGGACATTTCAATCAGTTCGAGCCGGGCATTTTCGACGACATCATTGCCTCGATTAAAAGTCCGCACGATCCGTGGATGACTATCGCTGATTTCCGCAGTTATCTGGAAGCGCAAAAGCGCGTTGAACAAACTTGGCGCGATCAAGAGCGCTGGACCAAAATGAGTATTCTGAATACAGCGGCCAGCGGTAAGTTTTCCACCGATAGAACGATTAGCGAATACAACCGCGAGATTTGGAAACTGTCGCCGGTGGACGTGGAAAAATACTAA
- the trmL gene encoding tRNA (uridine(34)/cytosine(34)/5-carboxymethylaminomethyluridine(34)-2'-O)-methyltransferase TrmL has product MLDIVLFEPEIPANTGNIIRLCANTGAHLHLIQPLGFDLDDKRLRRAGLDYHEWVNIRQYGSLHDYVEKAKPQRLFALTTKGHTGYSEVRYKAGDALLFGPETRGLPTAFLNQHPAALQLYLPMRKESRSLNLSNTVAIVLYEAWKQLNFVDAAR; this is encoded by the coding sequence ATGCTGGATATTGTCTTGTTCGAGCCGGAAATACCGGCCAATACCGGCAATATCATCCGTTTATGCGCTAATACCGGTGCGCATCTGCATTTAATCCAGCCTCTGGGGTTTGACTTGGACGACAAACGTCTGCGTCGCGCCGGGCTGGATTATCATGAATGGGTGAACATCCGCCAGTACGGTTCCTTGCACGATTACGTCGAAAAAGCCAAGCCGCAGCGTTTATTTGCGTTAACCACCAAAGGCCACACCGGGTACAGCGAGGTGCGTTATAAAGCTGGAGATGCCTTGTTATTCGGTCCGGAAACCCGCGGCTTACCAACCGCATTTTTGAATCAACATCCGGCCGCGTTGCAACTGTATTTGCCGATGCGTAAGGAAAGCCGCAGTCTCAATCTGTCGAATACCGTTGCCATAGTGCTGTACGAAGCCTGGAAGCAATTGAATTTTGTGGATGCGGCTCGTTGA
- a CDS encoding YchJ family protein yields the protein MTTITDNTETCLCGSGLHYPECCGRYHSGEHFPPTAEALMRSRFSAYAQRNVDYLLNTWETSKRPAAIDFSKETAQWQKLVIVDTKKGSAHDSKGMVEFKAFYRQDGEDYFMHEISRFVKTDSRWLYLDGVIKAAGKVAISTETGRNAPCACGSGKKFKRCCGR from the coding sequence ATGACGACAATCACCGACAACACCGAAACTTGTTTATGCGGCTCCGGCCTGCATTATCCGGAGTGCTGCGGCCGCTATCACAGCGGCGAACACTTCCCGCCAACGGCAGAAGCCTTGATGCGCTCGCGTTTCAGCGCTTATGCCCAACGCAACGTGGACTATTTATTAAATACTTGGGAAACAAGCAAACGCCCCGCAGCAATCGATTTTTCCAAGGAAACCGCGCAGTGGCAAAAACTCGTTATAGTCGACACTAAGAAAGGCAGTGCGCACGACAGCAAAGGCATGGTCGAGTTTAAGGCTTTTTACCGACAGGACGGCGAAGACTATTTCATGCACGAAATCAGTCGGTTCGTTAAGACGGATTCGCGCTGGCTCTATCTGGACGGCGTCATCAAAGCCGCGGGCAAAGTTGCGATAAGCACGGAAACCGGCCGGAATGCGCCTTGTGCGTGCGGCAGCGGCAAGAAATTTAAACGTTGCTGCGGGCGCTGA